ATCCTGATTTCCCATAGAGATTTCATCAGCCGCATTACCAACTGTTGCCGATGATTCTTGTACTTGATATAATGCTTTATTCAAAGAATCGATAGTTTCATTAAGATTATCTGACATCTTCTTAAGTTCATTTTTAGCATCAACAGAAACTTTTTGAGTAAAATCTCCATCGGCCACTCGGGCTAATACTTTTTCAATATCACGGATTATTTCCTGCAAAGAATTAATTGTGTTATTAACACTCTTAGCCATTTTACCTAGCTCATCATCACTATCAAATTCAACCTCTTCACTAAAGTCACCATCTTCTACTTTAGCCAAAACTTTTCTAATGCTTTTAATTGTTCTACTAATATATTTCGTTATAACCCAGGCGATAGCTATTCCAGTTGCTACTACTATTATTAAAAGAATTAAATTAATAACATTAGTAGTGTTAATTTGATTTTGCATATCTGTTTTGAATTTTTTTCTTAAACCTTCTAGTTCATTTTCTACTGCTCTAGCTTTACTTACCATAGTACTTTCTGCTGTTTTTTCATTTTCTATAGCTTGTACATAATTATTAAACGCCACTTGATAATTATTAACCGCTTTAATAATATTGTTTATATCACTTCGATTATTATCTTTTTCCCAAAGCTTTTCTTTAATTTGCTCAACCTGAGTAGTGATTTCTTGAATATTTTCATCAAATAATTTTAGATATTTCTGATCTTCTTTGATAACAAAATTCTTTTCTTCAATTCGTGTATCTAAAATTCCCTTAATTATTCTATTGGCATCATATGCTATTTCAAGTTCTCTATTAATAACTTCTATACTTTGATTATTATTTATCACTTTACTAATTTCTACCTTTTGTTCTTTTTTGAAATCTTCGGCAATTCGAATAGCATTCCTAGCAGATTTGACCATACTCTGGTCAGCATTCTCTTCCTTTTGATAATATTCTTCGTATTTATCAAAAGCTTTTTTATAATCATTTATATTATTAATAATATTATCCATAACAGTTCTATCTTCTTGCTTGTCCAACTTATCTTTGGTATTTCTTGCTTGTTGAATCATATCTTCCACTTCAGAATTAACTTTACTAAGATACTCTTCATTATTTCGTAAAATAAAGTTTTTCTCTTGAGTTCTAATTCCTTTCATATACTTAATCATTCGATTAGCATC
Above is a window of Orenia marismortui DSM 5156 DNA encoding:
- a CDS encoding HAMP domain-containing methyl-accepting chemotaxis protein, translated to MFKNLKVGSKLGLGFGIVIILAVIVGGFSYLGFNRVENKVEIADDANRMIKYMKGIRTQEKNFILRNNEEYLSKVNSEVEDMIQQARNTKDKLDKQEDRTVMDNIINNINDYKKAFDKYEEYYQKEENADQSMVKSARNAIRIAEDFKKEQKVEISKVINNNQSIEVINRELEIAYDANRIIKGILDTRIEEKNFVIKEDQKYLKLFDENIQEITTQVEQIKEKLWEKDNNRSDINNIIKAVNNYQVAFNNYVQAIENEKTAESTMVSKARAVENELEGLRKKFKTDMQNQINTTNVINLILLIIVVATGIAIAWVITKYISRTIKSIRKVLAKVEDGDFSEEVEFDSDDELGKMAKSVNNTINSLQEIIRDIEKVLARVADGDFTQKVSVDAKNELKKMSDNLNETIDSLNKALYQVQESSATVGNAADEISMGNQDLSERTQEQASSLEEVSATIEEINASIQEVAASSEEANDFARDSKETVNKGSEIVDETMRSMSKITASSKEIADIITVVNDIAFQTNLLALNAAVEAARAGEHGKGFAVVAAEVRNLAGRTAESAKEIDKLINAIIGQIEEGNDLVEKTGYALKEIVENSNQSSQAIEEIAAAMEQQSSAANQIQEAVEELNQVTQDNASMVEEIASSSEVLNEEAKDMSQIVNRFKLDLNNNKFDYLESTKSKVKQEEVEDLSKMMNLDEDDFERF